One Vicia villosa cultivar HV-30 ecotype Madison, WI unplaced genomic scaffold, Vvil1.0 ctg.001937F_1_1_3, whole genome shotgun sequence genomic window, GAGCTAATTATCAATTtgcataaaatatttattttatattacaaAATAACATATTCAAGTTTGCTCTATAGAATTAAGAACTAATTAACATTTAcgttaaatatttaaaatgagtctttttatatataacaaataaaaaaaaaccataTATTGTAAAAATGATGTGAAGTTAAATAATTGGATATTATGTACAACAAAATTCTATAGTAAGATTACAAAAATAATTAGAAattgttttaatccatatttCAATAATTTTACacattttttaaacttttaattttGACCTTTTTAAAATGATTCTTatgcaaatattatttatgtttatttaagGGGTTTGAAACTCCACTAGATGACTCTTCCCTTATTGCCTAACATATTTTTTTGTAGTGTgaaataaattgcatatgataaactcCTTTAATTAGCATATGATAAACTGCTTCATGAAGAATCTTTCCTTGGAAAAGAGCTTCTAGTATGGGAAAGACTTTCATGTACCGTGTAAATAGCTATTTTGACAAATAATGGatatttatttgagtttcaaacacataatattaaatataCCTTTCCCTTCCACTTCAAAATTACATAAATATATCTAAACCATTGTGATatataaaaaacagaaaacaTATAGCAGGCACCAGCATTGCTACATCTATCATGGAAGTGTCATCAAAGACTAACAAACACAGCAGGACGTCTTTCCAACCCATCTTTCTCCTTATTCTTGTTTGCTTTATGAATTTTGCAACTGCTAAAGCAAAGAACGATGATGATATTCCATCGGTGTCTTGCTCAGACAACAATGAAACTACTCCAAATAGTGTGTTTCAGTTGAATCTCAAGAGCCTTCTCTCATATTTATCTTCCAACGCTACTGCCAACAAAGAGTTCTACAGCACCACAGTAGCAGACATAAACAACTCCTCCAATACAGTCTATGGTATGTTTATGTGCATGGGTGATGTCCCTGCTCATCTATGTAGTCAGTGTGTTACATATATGACTCATTACAATTTATCAGACTCAGTAATAAACTCTGATTGTTCCCTGTCCAAAGAGGTTGTGATGAGCAATGACAATTGCATGGTCCGATATTCCAACAACTCATTCTTGTCCACTGCTGACTTAATTCACTATTCTAGCTCTTGCACCTCTGTCAACATGTCAAATCAGGCAATACTTGAGGGTTTAGTTTCTGAAACTTTGAATGGAGTGGCAGATGAGGCAGCCAATTTTTCAACTGGAGTCAAGAAATACGCTACAAAGGAAGCAATTATATCTGAATTTCAAACCCTTTATTTTCAAGCTCAGTGCACACCTAACCTGTCACCACAAGATTGTCGAAAATGTCTGAATGGAACCATAAAGTGGTTACTTCAGTCTTGTGAAAGTAAAAGTAGCAATATAATAGTAGGGAACTCTGAAACCTACAGTTGTTACATCAGAAATGATTTGTACCCTTTTTATCGCCCTAGTAATGCTCCAACCCCACAAGAACTTGTCCCAGCTTCCAATACAATTGATTCAAAATACTCGCAGCATCTTTCTTATCTTTCCCACAATTGCTCAAGCAATGAAAGCATGAACTATGATTTTCAGTTACATCTCACAACATTATTCTCTTTTCTGTCTTCAAATGCCACCGAAACTAGTTTTTTCAAGACGACTGTGGACACATTCCATGGTCTCTTTATGTGTCGTGGTGATATATCCCTCTCCCCAACCATGTGTCAGTTATGTGTCCAATATGCAATCAAAAGAATATCATCAGAGTGCCCTTCCTCCAGTGAAGCTGTAATTTGGTACGATAAATGCTTACTCCGTTATTCCTATCATTTTCTCATTTCAGATATTGATACAACCGTACCTAAATTTCACCAATTCAATATGGCCAATACTTCTCACCTCAACATGCTGCAAAGCTTCACTAATTGGAAACTTGCAGATATTTTATCTGAAGTGCCAAATTTGCAGACAGGAGATAGTTCTATAAAGAATTATGAAACAACATCGGTAAAATTAAATAAACGTCAAACCATTTACACTCTAGCTCAGTGTACACCAGATCTGTCTGATGAGGATTGTGACTCTTGCTTGCAAAGCATTTTCCAGAACGAAATTCCTTGGAATAGTTTGGCAAGTCCCGAGGGGAAAATTCTATATCCAAGCTGCTATATGATGTTTGGATTGTCCCAATTCTACAACAATGGTGATGAAGCAGAGGAGTTTGGGCATGTTAATCCTCCTCCAACAACTAAAGGTGAAGTTTCATTCAATTAATATATCTTCCATGACTCCATTCAATAGTAAACAAGTAATAGAATTCAAGTGGCTAATAAACTTTAActaaaattgaatcaaatagtTTGAACTGTACCTAGGTACAATTCTTGGATGAAACAATTTTTCGTTATGTTTTAATAACCTTTCAACCAAAGATTAATCAAAAAATAAAGAATCACGATAAGTTATAAAGACAATATGTAGTATTTTGCTATTTATCATTTCATTACTCTTTATATGGAAAGACATGAATAACTAGTTATGGTTGAACTATTGAATCTCTAACCATTAGAGCAACATTATTTACTACTGGTGTAGTAAGGAATTTTTATGACTATCATGGATTAACAAATTTTTTTGGTATATGTGAAACACATGTTCATCATTTGTACAGAAAATGAAAAAAGAAGCTTCCGAACGATCGTAGTTGTTGTCCCGACCATCCTTTCAACATTACTATTAGCTTTTTCCTGCTATTTGCTAAGGAAAAGAGCGAGAAAGAGCAGCTATAAAAccttaattctaaaaaaaaattgtaagtgTTCTGATTGAAATTTTGTAACAGCTAACAAAAAAAAAGTCAATTAATTCATATGTTAATTAATTTGTAACTTCCATGAAGATTTGCTAGTTCTTTTAACAATTCAAACATATTTGTCTAGTTGGTCATGAAAGTACCACTTTAGAGGGTTTGCAATTCGAAATGGCTATAATTAAAACTGCAACAAACAACTTTTCACATGAAAACAAGATTGGCGAAGGTGGATTTGGACAAGTTTACAAGGTGAGCAACCATGACAAAGTTTATTCATATTACTTTATGACAGTTATTTGCATAAATGATGGTTTGTTTTCTAATTAGGGAATTCTTTCTGATGGAAGACACGTAGCTGTTAAGAGACTCTCATCAAGTTCAAATCAAGGCATAGTTGAGTTCAAGAATGAAATTTTATTGATAGCCAAGTTACAACAAAGAAATCTCGTGGCATTAATAGGCTTTTGCCTAGAAGACAAAGAGAAGATTCTTATTTATGAATATGTGCCAAATGGGAGCCTTGATTACTTATTATTTGGTATGACATTTCAACTACACCTCTTTTATTAGTTAATTTGAAAAGTTATCCATGCTTTTAACTTTATGCACTATATCTTAAACTAATACAAGTGGTTGATTACAAAACATATCTCTTTTAGTTTATGATTCATTCAATAAAATGTGCAGATACTCAACAACAATGTTTAAGTTGGGATGCACGTTACAAAATTATTGGAGGAACGGCTTTAGGAATTCTTTATTTGCATGAATATTCTCGTCTCAAAGTCATACATCGGAATCTTAAACCAAGTAATGTTCTATTAGATGAAAATATGAATCCTAAAATATCAGATTTTGGCATGGCTAGA contains:
- the LOC131637177 gene encoding cysteine-rich receptor-like protein kinase 10, coding for MEVSSKTNKHSRTSFQPIFLLILVCFMNFATAKAKNDDDIPSVSCSDNNETTPNSVFQLNLKSLLSYLSSNATANKEFYSTTVADINNSSNTVYGMFMCMGDVPAHLCSQCVTYMTHYNLSDSVINSDCSLSKEVVMSNDNCMVRYSNNSFLSTADLIHYSSSCTSVNMSNQAILEGLVSETLNGVADEAANFSTGVKKYATKEAIISEFQTLYFQAQCTPNLSPQDCRKCLNGTIKWLLQSCESKSSNIIVGNSETYSCYIRNDLYPFYRPSNAPTPQELVPASNTIDSKYSQHLSYLSHNCSSNESMNYDFQLHLTTLFSFLSSNATETSFFKTTVDTFHGLFMCRGDISLSPTMCQLCVQYAIKRISSECPSSSEAVIWYDKCLLRYSYHFLISDIDTTVPKFHQFNMANTSHLNMLQSFTNWKLADILSEVPNLQTGDSSIKNYETTSVKLNKRQTIYTLAQCTPDLSDEDCDSCLQSIFQNEIPWNSLASPEGKILYPSCYMMFGLSQFYNNGDEAEEFGHVNPPPTTKENEKRSFRTIVVVVPTILSTLLLAFSCYLLRKRARKIGHESTTLEGLQFEMAIIKTATNNFSHENKIGEGGFGQVYKGILSDGRHVAVKRLSSSSNQGIVEFKNEILLIAKLQQRNLVALIGFCLEDKEKILIYEYVPNGSLDYLLFDTQQQCLSWDARYKIIGGTALGILYLHEYSRLKVIHRNLKPSNVLLDENMNPKISDFGMARMVQINEDRGHTNKIAGTWGYMSPEYVMFGQFSEKSDVFSFGVIVLEIITGKRNISPYDPHHIAEGLTSYVWRQWINETPLIILDSKIENYSFIEVIKCIQIGLLCVQENPNVRPTISTVVSYLNSHSPELPSPQEPAFFIHSRMNQEVTAQMESSSANNFVSYSVNEMSISEFYPRQ